The Pongo pygmaeus isolate AG05252 chromosome 20, NHGRI_mPonPyg2-v2.0_pri, whole genome shotgun sequence sequence TTCTGGACGCTGCAGCGCTCACCCGCCGGGCAGCCCTGCGTGTCGCGGCAGGTCACCTGATGGGTGGCACCGTTGCAGGTGCAGCGCCTTTGGCACAACTCGTCCGCCCACACCTCCTGGCCCGGAGCGAGCTGGAGACCCTGGAAGGTACAGCCGCACGACGAGGCCGGCACGCAGGCGCCGCCGCTGGCCACGAAGCCTGGGAGGCACACGCAGCCCTCCACGCAGGGGAGCCCGGAGCAGTTGGACGGCGCCGCAGCCCCGTTGCAGGAGGCCGGGCAAGCAGGGCCGCAGAGCTCATAGCGGCTGTTGGCTGGGCAGGACAGGGCTGCGGGGAGATCAGAGAGGGTGGATCAGGCCCGCGTAGCAGGGGCTGTCAAAGGGCTCCCTGTCGGGGACAACGCTCAGGAATTCCCTCCCCAAACCCTGCTTCTCTCTCAGAGCTCGCCATCTCAGATAATGGCACTGCCATCCTTCTGGGTGCTCCTGCGCCACACCCCAGCGATGCAGTTAATCTCCACCCCGCCAACCCCCTAACGCTCACTGGACAACCAATCTGTCAGCAAGTCCTGTGAGCTCCATATTCAAAATCTACCCAGATTGGCCCGgagtggtggtgcaggcctgtaatccgagctactcaggaggctgaggcagaagaatcgcttgaacctggaaggtggaggctgcagtgagccaagacctcaccactgcactccagcccgggcgcagagcaagactttgtctcaaaaaaaaaaaaaaaaaaaattccacccaGTTACAGAATCTGCCTCTGGTCCTATCCACCGCAGCAGCCTCCTGCCTGGGCTCCCTCCTGCCCCCACAGCCTGTTCTCACACCAGCCCGAGGAATCTGGGAACGTCTGGGTCAGATCAGGTCCCTCCCCGTCTCAGAGCACTCCTGTGGCTTCCTCTCACTCAGGGTAAACGCCAGAGTCTTCCCCATGCCCCAGGAGGCCCTGTGCCATCTGTTCCTCTCACCTCTCAGCCCTcgcctcttctccctctccctcggGCTCactctgccccagccccagctgcctcctcctcccgggtccTCacgctcccacctcagggcctttgcattggctgttccttctgccttccCTTTCCGCAGAAAGCCCACTGGGGCCCAggtggcctgggttcaaatcccagatctCTCATTCTCGGCCACTGACTCCAATctccccatgcctcagtttccccatcagtaAGATGGGATAATGTAGTCGAGACCTCACAGGGttattgtggggattaaatgagtcGCTCTATGGGGAAACATTCTGTGGACGTCACTGTTAGTTAGTACTTAGCTGACTCCATTGCCTGACCCTGGTCTCAGCTCCAATGTTACCTGCCCAGAAAGGCCTTCCCTGATCACCCTATTCATGAGCTTCACAGTCACTGTCATTGAATGAACTTGTTTCTTTGCCtctctgaagatacttcctaGTTCATCTGCTCACTGTCTGTGTTCCTCCCCTCCCGCTAAGAGATAAGTTCTACGGGAGTGGGGACCTGATCTGTCTCAATCACTGCTGAGTCCCCAGCACCAAGGACAGGGCCTGGtgcacagcaggtgctcaggaaATACTGCAGAAATGAATGGGAGAATAAATGAACTCTCTGATTCCTATTTTGCACCAGGCATGGGGTTGGGGGGGTGCTTACTGGGCAGTGGGGACACAGCACTGGCCAAGACAAACACCTAGTGGCCTCTATGTCTGCCCCATACTTACTTCCCCTCcctctgggcctgggcctggatgcctcttcctccctcccacctgtcctTTCTGCCTCTGGGACATGTCTCTAGGAGCCTCACTCACAAGGGCAGGAACAGATTTATGCTGGTCCTCACTGTGTCTTCAATATCATTAGCATGCACAGGGGGCAGGCAGGGGTTCAAGGAATGCTTGTGGAATGAATGATTAAGCAGACAGACACCTGGCTAAAGAGCCTGGACTTTATCTAGAGGGCAATGGGAGTCATGGGAGGGCTATAGGCAAAGGAAGAGACATCACGTCTCTGTGTTGGGATTCTGCAGACAAGAATTCCCGTCCTGCCAAGCCTTTGAGCATGCTGTTCTCTGGGCCTGCAACtcacttcctcctctttctcttggcAACTTCCAGCCCCTCTTATGGGTTTCAAATTGGACATCCCTTTCTCTAGAAAACCCTCCCTGACCAcccctgttccccaggctgggccGGGATCCTCCTCTGGTTTCCCATAGCCCCACTGACTTCCTCCATCCTGGCCCCAACCGCTCTGCCTTTGTCCCCCCCAATCCCAGCCCTGACTcatctgcctgtctctctcccaTCCTGGCCCCAACCCATCTGAGTGGGCCTCCCCATCCTGCCTGGACCCCTCCAGACTGTCAATGTCTAGTGAAATGTCTCTCCAACCTTAGGCTCATTGTGGACAGAGCTGGCTGTCTTGGCCATCACTAGGCCCCTGGCATTGCCCAGCACCAGGCTGAACCACAATAACTTCTCAGATATTGAGCAGATGCTAGGGATCTCCTGCCCCTCACTGTAtgctcccagcccccacccaggGCATCACTCACGGCAGTTGGCTGGTGATCTCCAGTCCCCAACCGAGATGCCAAGCTCCAGACAGGCCTGGGCATAGGCGCTGAGGCCACGGCACAGGCTGAGCCGCTCCCCACCAACCACACACAGGTCATATACACACTGCTCCAGGAAGGGCCTGGGGTCCAGGGTGTCATGGCAGACAGCAAAGGGGCCATCGAGCTTGGTCAGCATGCCACAGAGTCGGTCACCCTCATAGTGTTGGGCCTGGCCTGGGGTGCAGGCGGGACAGTTGTTCTGGCAGCCATCCTCACACAGGTAGTCCCCATCATCTAGCTTCCAGCTACTTGCGAACTCCACAGCATCAGGAGCCAGAGCCCCATCAGGCGTGAGGAAGTCGTCTGCTGGGTCACCATTATAGTTGCCACACAGCCCGCACACTTGGTCTTGGAAACGCGCGGGCAGGCTGAGTGCCAGCTGGCAGTCCCAGTCATAAGTGACCACCAGCCCAAAGATCAGCTCCACCACGGCCCGCGGTCCGCTCTGGTACACACGCAGGCGACCCTCGCTCAGGGAGACTGGCAGGCGCGAGCGCTGGTTGTCAACCTGCAGAGCGGGTGAAGAGGAGGTGGTCAGGCCCCTGTGCCATCTGGCCTCCAGCCCTCATCTCTGAGCCTCCCACCTGCTCCCCTGCTCTGGCTGCACTGGGACTCATTATTTCTGCTACTGCCACCATCACAGACCTTGCCTCTTGCAGTACCTGTGGCCTGAAATGTTCTTTCTGCAGACGTGCATGTGACTCACTCCCGTACCTCCTATAAAATATTTGCTCAGTGAGGTGCCCCTCTGCCTGGTCACTGCaacatctgggaagtgagaagcacCTCTACCCGGCCGCTCCACttccaacgtctgggaagtgaggagcgcctctgccaggctgctgtgcaaCCCTCCAAGTGTGAAGTGACAGCCTTGTGTGTGGTATTTCTGCCctccccaagtttgcattttcGACATTAAAgtctactttttaattaaaagttttaaattggagaatataaaaaaagagtatttgctcaaatgtcactgactcaagccttccctgactgccctatttatgattttattttatggtttgtttgttttgttttgttttatagagatgaggtcttgctatgttgcccaggctgatctcaactcctggcctcaagcaatcctcctgcctcagcctcccaaagtgctggaattacaggcatgacccatggGACCCAGCCTATACCCCTTTTTAAATGGCAGccttgggccgggcacagtggctcacgcctgtaatcccagcactttggaaggctgaggtgggtggatcacttgatgtcaggagtttgagaccagcctggtcaacatggtgaaaccctgtctctactaaaaatacaaaaattagctgggtgtggtggggcatgcctgtaatcccagctactcaggtggctggggcaggagaattgctttaacccaggaggtggaggctgcagtgagccaagatggtgccaaacagagtgagactctgtctaaaaaaaaaaaaaaaaaaggcagcctcTCCCTACTCTATATCCTCcttccctgctttctttttttttctatagcgTCTGGCCttctgaaatataattcacaaatTGACCATGTTTATCATCTGTCTTACTCCATCAGAATGGCAGCTCCACAAAGACAAGGGTTTGGGTCTGCTTTGATCACTGCTTTATCCCCAGTGCATAGAACAGGGCCTGGTAGAATCCCAGGCACTCACTAAGTGAATTAAGTCACTGCtgcatttaataaacattcacTGGGCACTCACTCTGCGCCTGGCCTTGGGCTGGGAGATCCTGGGAATACGAAGGTGGCAGAGACAGCCGCAGGCCCTACCCTCATGGGGCTCCCAGTCCATTGGGAGAAACAGACACATCACCAGACAGTGAGAGCTCAGAGGGGTCAGGGCAGAGATGGGAGAAGCACAGGCAGAAAAGTCAAGGCCAGGATCAGAAAGGCCCAGGCAGAGGGGTCAAGGATGGGATAGGGGAGGCACAGGCTGAGGGTTCAGAGCTGGGATAGTGGGGAGATAGGAGGCTGTGAAAACCTAGAAAAATGGCCAGATCTAACCTTgctggtcagggaaggcttctcagaggaaAGAATAGTTGTGCTGAGCCTTAAAGGACCAGTAAGAGAGAGAGCCAGGAAAACCGGGAGGGAGCAGGATATTCCCATTCAAATGTCCTGAGTGGACAGAGATCCTGGCCAGTCCATCTGGCTTGGTGTTATAGGCTCAATATCTGTGTCTCCTGCAAAGCCcacatgttgaaatcttaacaCCCAACATGACGGTATTAAGAGTGGGgggaggcctttgggaggtgattaggtcatgagggtggcaccctcatgaatgggattagtgcccttacgacagaggcctcagagagctctCAGGTCCGCTTTCCACTGTGTGAGGATACAAGGAGAAGTAGGCCATCTGCAACCTGGAAGAGCACCCTCACCTGAACCTGGCAGTGCTGGTGAcctcatcttggacttccagcctccagaacagagaGACAAGGTTGTGTTGTTTATAAGCCTCCCAGGCTCTGGTGTTATAGGAGCCTGAAGTCTGACTAAGAACCAGGAGATAAGAACTACGTCTCTCTGTGCCCTggggcatcattttttttttttttttttggagatggaatcttgctctgtcaccaaggatgggctgcagtggcacgatctccgttcactgcaacctctgcctcccaggttcaagtgattctcccacctgggattacaggtgcctgccaccacgcccagctaatttttgtatttttagtagagatagggttttgccatgttggccagactggtcttgaactcctgacctcaagtgatctgcccacccctgctcagcctcccaaagtgctgggattacaggcatgagccactgtgctcagcctcttttttttttaattaataaaaaaaaattttaactagagatggggtctcattatgttgtccaggctggtctgcagctcctggctcaagcaatcctcccacctcggcctcccaaagtgctgggattataggtgtgagccaccacacccagcctgggcatCTCTTTCTTACTCTTTCCTTACACATTCTCTGAGCTGTGCCAGAGCTGAGACTTGAAGTGGAGAAAGTCTTAGCCAAGAGGATGGAATATGACAAAAGGAGCAACAGGAGAGAGGACAGCATGAGCAATGGCCCAGAAGGAAGACAGAGCATTCACTCATTCCGGCTCCCAGCAAAGCTTCTGTGAGTCCCACTGCGTGGCCTGCTCTCTGCCAGCTGGTGCTTTAGACACTGTAGTGATGGAGACAGGCCATGGCCCCATGCTCAGAGCTCTCAGTCCAGGATGGCTGCTCAAATCTGTCTCTCCCCTAAGTCCAGTgatctccattttaatttttctatttttttatttatgtatttttttgagacagttttgctctgtcgccccagcctggagtgtagtagcagcatcatagctcactgcagccacgacctcctgggctcaagccatcttcctgtctcagcctcccaagtagctgggaccataggcaggccgccaccacacccagctattttttttttttttggtagagatagggtctccctatgttgcccaggctggtctcaaatttctgggctcaagtaatcttccagcctcagcctcccaaagtactgggatcacaggtgtaagctaccacaCCAGGCCAATCCCCATTTTTAGATGACACAAATAATATTCGTTCATTACAGGCGGGTGTCCGTCCCAGCTCCGGCCTGCCAGTGAGCTTCTACCGCCATGGACCTGTTGTTTGGGCGCCAGAAGACGCCAGAGGAGCTACTGCGGCAGAACCAGAGGGCCCTGAACTGTGCCATGCGGGAGCTGGACCGCGAGCGACAGAAATTAGAGACCCAGGAGAAGAAAATCATTGCAGACATCAAGAAGATGGCCAAGCAAGGCCAGATGGATGCTGTTCGCATCATGGCAAAAGACTTGGTGCGCACCCGGCGCTATGTGTGCAAGTTTGTATTGATGCGGGCCAACATCCAGGCTGTGTCCCTCAAGATCCAGACACTCAAGTCCAACAACTCAATGGCACAAGCCATGAAGGGTGTCACCAAGGCCATGGGCACCATGAACAGACTGCTGAAGTTGCCCCAGATCCAGAAGATCATGATGGAGTTTGAGCGGCAGGCAGAGATCATGGATATGAAGGAGGAGATGATGAATGATGCCATTGATGACGCCATGGGTgatgaggaagatgaagaggagaGTGATGCTCTTGTGTCCCAGGTCCTGGATGAGCTGGGACTTAGCCTAACAGATGAGCTGTCAAACCTCCCCTCAACTGGGGGCTCGCTTAGTGTGGCTGCTGGTGGGAAAAAAGCAGAGGCCACAGCCTCAGCCCTAGCTGATGCTGATGCAGACCTGGAGGAACGGCTTAAGAACCTGCGGAGGGACTGAGTGCCCCCTGCCACTCCAAGATAACCAGTGGATGCCCAGGATCTTTTACCATAACCCCTCTGTAATAAAAGAGATTTgacactaaaaaacaaacaaacaaacaaaaatattcgttcattacagaaaacagaaaatgcacatgagcaaaaatgagaaaagaaaatcaccctgtaggcacacacatataaatgtatagaTCCTGTTGAGTTTTTTCCTACCTTTAGATatatttacacttaaaaaaaaaagaccatgctGAAGTCACTATTTCATTAACTCCTCTCCTAACAATGTCTTGTGAGTATCCTACTATGATTCTGACAGTAGCTCTACACCTTTGTCAAGTCACTGACCTCTGTGAggatctgacaaaaaaaaaaatagaaggccgggtgcagtggctcatgcctgtaatcccaacactttgggaggccgaggtgggtggatcacaaggtcaggagatcaagaccatcctggctaacacaatgaaaccccagctctactacaaatacaaaaaattagccgggtgtggtggcatgtgcctgtagtcccagctacttgggaagctgaggcaggagaattgcttgaacccgggaggcggaggttgcagtgagccaagatcatgtcactgcactccagcctgggcaacagagcaagactccgtctcaaaaaaaaaaataaaaataaaaagtagttttTCAGAGAGAGGTATAAAATTCTGTATATAATTTCAAGGGATCTGAAGTCCGCCTGAACTTGCGCTCAACCCCTCCAGGGCTGAAGAACACCTACTTTCACCAACTGATTATTAATTGCAGAGATCTACCTGCACACTCACAAAATCAGGGAGGTACAAGAATATTTATTGCAGGTCAGATAcaggggctcacacctctaatcccagaactttgggaggccaaggtgggaggatcacttgagactagcctgggcaacatagcgagaccttatctctactaaaaataaaaatacttagccCAGTATAG is a genomic window containing:
- the LOC129019683 gene encoding charged multivesicular body protein 2a-like, giving the protein MDLLFGRQKTPEELLRQNQRALNCAMRELDRERQKLETQEKKIIADIKKMAKQGQMDAVRIMAKDLVRTRRYVCKFVLMRANIQAVSLKIQTLKSNNSMAQAMKGVTKAMGTMNRLLKLPQIQKIMMEFERQAEIMDMKEEMMNDAIDDAMGDEEDEEESDALVSQVLDELGLSLTDELSNLPSTGGSLSVAAGGKKAEATASALADADADLEERLKNLRRD